A segment of the Planctomycetota bacterium genome:
TGTACGTCGCCCTGTACGGCGGGTTCATGGCGCTGGTGCTGGTCCGCCCCGACCTGCTGTCGAAGCGCCCCTTCGGCGGCGTGAATCTGGCGATCGCCTACGGGATGGGGTTGATCGCCGCCGCCTTCCTCCTCGCCGTCCTCTACATGGTCCTGCGCTCGGACCGTTCCGGAGGGTGACGGCCGATGCTCCACGAGACCTCGGCGACCGCCGTCGCGATCTTCGCCGCTTTCGTGCTCGGC
Coding sequences within it:
- a CDS encoding DUF485 domain-containing protein, whose protein sequence is MHRPGDGQPPTTPAGRRTGLALFWLYVALYGGFMALVLVRPDLLSKRPFGGVNLAIAYGMGLIAAAFLLAVLYMVLRSDRSGG